A single Argentina anserina chromosome 7, drPotAnse1.1, whole genome shotgun sequence DNA region contains:
- the LOC126802766 gene encoding serine/threonine-protein kinase BSK3-like, with the protein MGGQCSKLIPCCGNSQFNAAAVVEAPAIENVEKSEVDYLPRFREFTLEQLKNATSGFAVEYIVSEQGERAPNVVYKGKLENQMRIAVKRFNRVAWPDARQFVEEARLVGQLRNHRLVNLLGCCCQDDERLLVAEYMPNDTLAKHLFHWDAHPMKWTMRLRVVLHLAQALEYCTSQGRALYHDLNAYRVLFDENSNPRLSTFGLMKNSRDGKSYSTNLAFTPPEYLRTGRVTPDSVIYSFGTLLLDILSGKHIPPSHALDLIRDRNLQMLTDSCLEGQLSQDDGTELVRLASRCLQSEPRERPNPKSLVSALTTLQKETEILSHVLMGIPHTNSCSPLSPLGEACSRRDLTAVHEILENIGYKDDGMTNELSFQMWTDQMQETLDSKKNGDSAFKRKDFRTAIECYSQFIDIGNMVSPTIIARRSLSYLMDERPQEALNDAMQAQVISPVWHIASYLQAASLFALGMETEAQSALKEGTVHEAKRNTAAGQK; encoded by the exons ATGGGGGGCCAATGCTCCAAACTCATACCATGCTGTGGGAATTCACAATTCAATGCAGCAGCAGTTGTTGAAGCGCCAGCTATTG AAAATGTGGAGAAGAGCGAGGTTGACTACTTGCCTAGATTTCGTGAATTCACTCTTGAGCAACTCAAAAATGCCACATCTGGTTTTGCAGTGGAGTACATTGTGTCTGAACAGGGTGAGAGGGCTCCAAATGTTGTTTATAAAGGAAAACTAGAAAACCAGATGAGAATTGCTGTTAAGCGCTTCAATAGGGTGGCTTGGCCTGACGCTCGGCAATTTGTG GAGGAGGCCAGATTGGTTGGTCAGCTCCGCAACCATAGATTGGTTAATTTGCTTGGATGCTGCTGCCAAGATGATGAGAGGTTGCTTGTAGCAGAATATATGCCCAAtgacacacttgcaaaacacctGTTCCATT GGGATGCACACCCCATGAAATGGACAATGCGATTAAGGGTTGTTTTACATCTTGCACAAGCTCTAGAATACTGCACAAGCCAGGGGCGTGCCCTTTATCATGACCTGAATGCTTACAGAGTTTTATTTGATgag AATAGTAATCCTAGATTATCTACCTTTGGCCTGATGAAAAATAGTCGGGATGGGAAGAGTTATAGTACAAATCTGGCATTTACTCCTCCTGAATATCTTAGAACTG GGAGAGTGACACCAGACAGTGTGATATACAGCTTTGGCACTCTTTTACTCGATATTCTCAGTGGAAAGCACATTCCCCCTAGTCAT GCCCTAGACCTGATTAGGGACAGAAATCTTCAGATGCTGACAGATTCATGCTTGGAAGGACAACTGTCTCAAGATGATGGTACTGAATTGGTACGCTTGGCTTCACGATGTTTACAATCTGAACCTCGAGAGCGACCAAATCCAAAGTCATTAGTTTCTGCATTGACTACTCTTCAGAAAGAAACTGAG ATTCTGTCTCATGTATTGATGGGTATCCCGCACACTAACTCTTGCTCTCCTCTCTCACCACTTGGTGAAGCCTGCTCCAGAAGGGATTTGACTGCAGTCCATGAGATCCTGGAGAATATTGGTTACAAAGATGATGGAATGACAAATGAG CTCTCTTTCCAAATGTGGACCGACCAGATGCAGGAAACATTAGATTCAAAGAAAAATGGGGATTCTGCTTTTAAGAGGAAGGACTTTAGAACCGCAATTGAGTGTTATTCACAG TTTATTGATATTGGAAACATGGTCTCTCCCACAATCATTGCCCGTCGTAGTTTGTCTTATCTTATGGATGAGAGGCCTCAGGAAGCTCTAAATGATGCTATGCAAGCTCAAGTAATTTCCCCTGTATGGCACATTGCATCTTATCTACAGGCTGCTTCCCTTTTTGCACTCGGAATGGAGACTGAGGCACAATCAGCACTGAAGGAGGGTACTGTGCATGAAGCCAAAAGGAACACTGCAGCTGGACAGAAGTGA